A single window of Acetobacteraceae bacterium DNA harbors:
- a CDS encoding alpha-hydroxy-acid oxidizing protein — protein sequence MVISSPRDYEKTAKKRLPPFLYAYIAGGAGEEVTLKNNQKDLAQIAFRQRILSEAGEIDLSTNLWDQKLSMPLILAPVGLTGMYARYGEVAAARAAKAKNIPFTLSTVGVSPVAQLAHKVGSDHLWFQLYVLKDRAFMKDVLERAWNAGIRTLVFTVDMPIPGARYRDRHSGLEGPFASSKRIFQAMTHWGWSFPVGLFGRPHDLGNISTYMGKRVGLMDYMGYLSQNFDPSIGWKDLEWIRQFWKGKMILKGILDKEDAKEAVRFGADGIVVSNHGGRQLDGAISTSSALPIIADSVKGQIKILVDSGIRSGLDVMRMLALGADAAMIGRSYIYALASGGEKAVVNLLNLYEREMRICMTLTGARDIASLTPERLVRDF from the coding sequence ATGGTTATCTCCTCTCCAAGAGATTACGAAAAAACGGCTAAAAAGCGTCTTCCTCCCTTTTTATATGCGTATATTGCTGGAGGAGCCGGGGAAGAAGTTACCTTAAAAAATAATCAAAAAGATTTAGCACAGATTGCTTTTCGTCAAAGGATTCTAAGTGAAGCGGGAGAGATTGATCTTTCGACAAATCTTTGGGATCAAAAACTATCAATGCCGCTGATTTTAGCGCCTGTTGGATTAACAGGCATGTATGCACGTTATGGCGAAGTGGCGGCAGCAAGGGCAGCTAAAGCTAAGAATATCCCTTTTACCCTTTCAACCGTTGGGGTTTCGCCAGTTGCGCAATTGGCGCATAAAGTCGGCTCAGATCATTTATGGTTTCAGCTTTATGTTCTAAAAGACCGTGCCTTTATGAAGGACGTTTTGGAAAGAGCTTGGAATGCTGGGATTCGTACCTTGGTTTTTACGGTTGATATGCCCATTCCGGGAGCCCGTTATCGGGATCGTCATTCAGGTCTGGAAGGGCCATTTGCATCTTCTAAGCGTATTTTTCAGGCGATGACACATTGGGGTTGGTCTTTTCCTGTGGGACTTTTCGGCCGTCCGCATGATTTGGGAAATATTTCTACCTATATGGGAAAACGTGTCGGGCTGATGGATTATATGGGATATCTCAGTCAAAATTTTGATCCCTCAATCGGTTGGAAAGATTTAGAATGGATACGCCAATTTTGGAAAGGAAAAATGATTCTCAAAGGCATTTTGGATAAGGAAGATGCTAAAGAGGCCGTACGTTTCGGAGCGGATGGAATCGTTGTTTCCAATCATGGCGGACGTCAGTTAGACGGCGCCATTTCGACCAGCAGCGCTTTGCCCATTATTGCAGATAGCGTAAAGGGACAAATTAAAATTTTGGTGGATTCCGGTATTCGCTCAGGGCTAGATGTCATGCGTATGCTGGCACTTGGTGCAGATGCGGCAATGATTGGCAGATCTTATATTTATGCTTTGGCAAGTGGTGGTGAAAAAGCGGTTGTTAATCTTTTAAATCTTTATGAGCGTGAAATGCGGATTTGCATGACCTTAACGGGGGCCCGTGACATTGCTAGTTTGACGCCGGAGCGTTTGGTTAGGGACTTCTGA
- a CDS encoding ABC transporter permease produces the protein MSPIIMHLIWIGTLQTLEMVFASTLIAVLIGGPIALFLIGTGPAKLWKLPVIPRIVELFVDAVRAVPFIVLLVILIPTTRFIAGTSLGTEAAIVPLSIAAIPYFARIAEVSMAEVDTGLIEAVRAIGGTRLTIIRQVIIPEALPSLISGLTVTLITMVGASAIAGTIGAGGLGDLAIRYGYQRFNTTVMLWVVAVLILMVCLIQWAGNWLAKKLRH, from the coding sequence ATGTCACCAATAATTATGCATCTAATTTGGATCGGTACACTCCAAACATTGGAAATGGTTTTTGCCTCAACCTTAATTGCTGTGCTGATTGGTGGGCCTATTGCCCTTTTCCTCATTGGAACAGGGCCGGCAAAACTCTGGAAATTGCCAGTCATTCCTCGGATTGTTGAGCTTTTTGTAGACGCTGTCCGTGCGGTACCTTTTATTGTTTTGCTGGTCATTCTCATTCCGACAACACGTTTCATTGCAGGAACCTCTTTGGGAACAGAAGCTGCAATCGTACCGCTCTCCATTGCAGCGATCCCCTATTTTGCACGTATTGCAGAAGTCTCCATGGCAGAAGTTGATACAGGTCTGATTGAGGCTGTCCGTGCAATCGGCGGCACACGGCTGACCATTATCCGGCAAGTCATTATTCCAGAGGCACTTCCCTCTTTGATCTCTGGTTTAACCGTCACCCTTATCACCATGGTCGGTGCTTCTGCAATTGCAGGGACAATCGGTGCGGGTGGCTTGGGAGATCTTGCTATTCGTTACGGCTATCAGCGTTTTAATACAACGGTCATGCTTTGGGTCGTTGCCGTTCTGATCCTTATGGTTTGCCTTATTCAATGGGCTGGCAATTGGCTAGCCAAAAAATTACGGCACTAA
- a CDS encoding ATP-binding cassette domain-containing protein: MLEIKHLSHWFNGQPALNDVNFSVKSGEIVGLIGRSGAGKSTLIRCLCALERPGAGEIIINGTNIVKLPESGLVKIRRKIGLVFQHFNLLTSRTVTGNIALPLQIAGKSRSEISQRVQELVKLVGLAGLEKKYPHQLSGGQKQRVGIARALATNPDILLSDEATSALDPESTASILNLLRDINKELGLTIVLITHEMEVVKRFAKRILVLDKGHLIEDCNLSHFVRHEPEHPALKPLLAEIQPQLPESFVKLLQPNRSSACHEAVARIYLEGNHVTAPLFSELALKFNVQTRLLQGGVNEIGGQSACDILVSLSGERCDEAIEWINQKAQAFRLLGWLCHQ; the protein is encoded by the coding sequence TTGTTGGAGATTAAACATCTCTCACATTGGTTTAATGGGCAGCCGGCACTTAATGATGTTAATTTTTCTGTCAAATCAGGCGAAATTGTCGGCTTAATCGGGCGTTCCGGTGCCGGAAAATCAACGCTCATTCGTTGCTTATGCGCTCTTGAGCGTCCGGGGGCTGGCGAGATTATTATTAATGGCACCAATATTGTAAAATTGCCAGAATCTGGTCTTGTCAAAATTCGCCGTAAAATTGGACTTGTTTTCCAGCATTTCAATCTTCTGACTTCTCGCACTGTAACGGGTAATATTGCCCTGCCGCTTCAAATTGCGGGCAAATCACGCTCTGAGATTTCTCAACGCGTTCAAGAGCTTGTCAAACTGGTTGGGCTGGCAGGGCTCGAAAAGAAATATCCACACCAGCTTTCTGGAGGGCAAAAGCAAAGAGTTGGAATTGCGCGTGCTTTAGCAACCAATCCTGATATTTTGCTTTCAGATGAAGCAACCTCTGCCCTTGATCCTGAATCAACGGCTTCCATCTTAAATTTACTGCGTGATATTAACAAAGAACTTGGCCTCACCATTGTCCTTATCACACATGAAATGGAAGTGGTGAAACGCTTTGCGAAACGCATTCTTGTCCTGGACAAAGGGCATCTGATTGAAGATTGTAATCTCAGCCATTTCGTTCGTCACGAACCAGAACATCCTGCACTCAAACCGCTTCTCGCAGAAATTCAACCGCAACTGCCGGAATCTTTTGTAAAATTGCTCCAACCCAATAGATCCTCGGCATGTCATGAAGCCGTTGCCCGCATTTATCTCGAAGGTAACCATGTAACCGCCCCGCTCTTTTCTGAACTTGCCCTTAAGTTTAATGTTCAGACAAGATTATTACAGGGCGGTGTAAATGAAATTGGCGGACAGTCTGCTTGCGATATTTTGGTAAGTCTCTCCGGCGAAAGATGTGACGAGGCCATTGAATGGATTAACCAAAAAGCCCAAGCTTTTCGGTTGTTAGGATGGTTATGTCACCAATAA
- a CDS encoding metal ABC transporter substrate-binding protein, protein MLNSPAFAQDKKASPELLTLPQAKTIKVGIISGEDEDVWRVVQENATKANLTIKVTSFSDYTAPNIALAEHDLDANAFQHQPYLEAQRQNQHFNITRVGDTYFQPIGLYSTKYKTAQDLPKNAVIGVPNDPSNEGRALHLLEKLGVLKIAPNSGTYPTSLDIIENPKNITIKELDAGIVGRSLPDLSAAVVNTDWARKAGIDIAKSRIGAEDLKDNPYVNFIAVNDSDLKKPWVKILVQSFQQPNVAAAIRSAYHDVTVPAFSS, encoded by the coding sequence ATGTTAAACAGCCCCGCTTTTGCGCAAGATAAAAAAGCCTCCCCAGAACTTTTAACACTTCCTCAAGCAAAAACGATTAAAGTCGGCATTATCTCTGGAGAAGATGAAGATGTGTGGCGTGTTGTTCAAGAAAACGCTACAAAGGCAAACCTCACCATCAAAGTGACATCTTTTTCCGACTATACGGCGCCCAATATCGCACTGGCAGAACATGATCTTGATGCCAATGCTTTCCAGCACCAACCCTATCTGGAAGCGCAGAGACAAAATCAACATTTCAATATCACCCGTGTTGGCGATACTTATTTCCAACCGATTGGTCTTTATTCCACTAAATATAAAACGGCACAGGATTTACCTAAAAATGCCGTCATCGGTGTGCCAAATGACCCTTCAAACGAAGGGCGGGCTCTGCATCTTTTAGAAAAATTAGGTGTCCTCAAAATTGCACCAAATTCTGGCACTTACCCAACATCTTTGGATATTATTGAAAATCCCAAAAATATCACAATCAAAGAATTAGATGCGGGAATTGTCGGGCGCTCTTTACCTGATCTTTCAGCGGCTGTTGTCAATACGGACTGGGCACGTAAAGCCGGTATTGATATTGCCAAATCCCGTATCGGTGCAGAAGATCTCAAAGATAACCCTTATGTTAATTTCATCGCCGTCAATGACAGTGATCTAAAAAAACCTTGGGTAAAAATTCTTGTGCAATCTTTTCAGCAGCCAAATGTGGCCGCTGCGATCCGCTCTGCTTACCATGACGTAACGGTTCCGGCCTTTTCCTCATGA
- a CDS encoding amino acid permease, translating to MAQISKAEAHSSKKKGIGPLQLIALGVGTSLGSGLFAVSGIAAGQNSGPAVSISFILGAIACALVGLCYAELSTMFPKAAGASYAYISAALGECPAWLMTWCLVSSYILSISIVSVSWSGYLSAFLAKWHFYISPQILEPLGTTLTLSNGSHVLAYGVWPGILLISFVTLLLSVGTKESIGWNSFFVTLKVAVVLLFVICALPFISMAHYTPYIPANQGQFGHFGWSGVISGAVLVFFSYLGFDVVASAGVEARNPQRDLPIGILGALTTCAVLAVGFSGCLVGIVPYLDLGHDTSPLATAMAHLQMPFVAEFLNICILLGFSAGLYGIIFGQSRVLAYIAEDGLLPQIFAKKNKRQAPWVSILFLSLIGAVLAIFIPVKLLGGVASLSVLLTFSSVCLSLILLRIRRPEAIRTFQVPFGKWLIPGGGIVVCGVGLVTVEPKCWIYLGVWLLAGEAIYLLYGRKHSRARCPETL from the coding sequence ATGGCCCAAATATCGAAAGCGGAAGCTCACTCTTCCAAAAAGAAGGGGATAGGCCCTTTACAGCTTATTGCGCTTGGGGTCGGCACATCTTTAGGATCAGGTTTATTCGCCGTCAGCGGTATTGCCGCAGGGCAGAATAGTGGCCCGGCTGTTTCTATCAGCTTCATATTGGGAGCGATTGCCTGCGCACTTGTTGGACTTTGCTATGCAGAATTATCAACAATGTTTCCAAAAGCCGCAGGGGCTTCTTACGCCTATATTTCAGCAGCGCTTGGGGAATGTCCCGCTTGGCTTATGACTTGGTGCCTTGTTTCTTCTTATATTCTTTCGATCTCAATTGTTTCGGTGAGTTGGAGCGGCTATCTCAGCGCTTTTTTAGCCAAATGGCATTTTTATATTTCACCGCAGATTTTAGAGCCTTTAGGAACGACTTTGACGCTTTCGAATGGTAGTCATGTGCTTGCTTATGGTGTCTGGCCTGGAATTCTTCTGATTTCCTTCGTCACGCTTCTCTTAAGCGTCGGAACAAAGGAATCTATTGGCTGGAATAGTTTTTTTGTCACCTTAAAAGTTGCTGTCGTCCTTTTATTTGTTATTTGCGCACTGCCTTTCATCTCGATGGCGCATTATACACCTTATATTCCGGCAAATCAGGGGCAGTTTGGACATTTTGGCTGGAGCGGTGTCATTTCTGGTGCCGTTTTGGTTTTCTTTTCTTATTTAGGATTTGATGTTGTGGCTTCTGCTGGGGTGGAGGCACGTAATCCGCAGCGTGATTTACCGATTGGGATTTTAGGGGCGTTGACCACTTGTGCTGTCTTAGCCGTTGGTTTTTCGGGTTGTTTGGTTGGTATTGTGCCTTATTTAGATCTCGGCCATGATACAAGTCCACTTGCAACGGCAATGGCACATCTTCAAATGCCTTTTGTTGCGGAATTTCTCAATATTTGCATTCTTTTAGGGTTTAGTGCGGGACTTTATGGGATTATTTTCGGGCAAAGCCGTGTGCTCGCCTATATTGCGGAAGATGGGCTTTTGCCGCAGATTTTTGCGAAAAAGAACAAACGCCAAGCCCCGTGGGTTTCCATTTTGTTTCTCTCTTTGATCGGCGCTGTGCTTGCGATCTTTATCCCTGTAAAACTTTTGGGCGGCGTAGCTTCTCTCTCGGTTTTATTAACCTTTTCAAGTGTTTGCCTTTCCTTAATTTTACTCCGTATTCGCCGCCCGGAAGCGATTAGAACTTTTCAGGTTCCTTTTGGAAAATGGCTTATTCCCGGTGGTGGCATTGTCGTTTGCGGTGTTGGACTTGTAACGGTAGAGCCAAAATGCTGGATTTATTTGGGGGTTTGGTTGCTTGCAGGTGAGGCAATTTACCTTTTGTACGGGCGTAAGCATAGCCGTGCCCGCTGTCCAGAAACTCTTTAA
- a CDS encoding amino acid permease, with protein sequence MKQQSLEAEKKGMGPFQLIALGIGTSLGAGLFAISGIVAGQFSGPAVSLCFIFGAMACGCVGLCYAELATMFPKVSGASYTYISEAMGECTAWLVAWCLVAAYIVSLSLVSVSWSGYLASFLSNWHIFLPERILSPLGTSLSDGALALGVWPAIFILSIVTGMLCMGTKESSGLNSFFVFLKIAVVLIFVLVCLPFLLPSNYIPYIPANHGGFGHFGWSGIVSGTAFVFLFYLGFDVVASAGPETHNPRRNLPIGILGTLASCALLAALFSGAMVGIVPYERLAEDTHPLATAMQVLDMPVVAQGLNLAILVGFIAGLYGIIFGQSRILSHIAEEGLLPAIFAKTNKRHAPWFSIVFLSFIGGILGFLLPLKALGNVISLGVLLTFSMVCLALIVLRIRAPEKQRPFEVPGGKYLIPMTGIISCAVGCFTIDARSWLYLALWLVIGFVVYLFYGRRRKNLGS encoded by the coding sequence ATGAAACAGCAATCTTTAGAAGCTGAAAAAAAGGGGATGGGTCCTTTTCAATTGATTGCTTTAGGCATCGGTACTTCCCTTGGTGCTGGACTTTTCGCAATTAGCGGCATTGTTGCAGGACAGTTTAGCGGCCCCGCTGTTTCTTTATGCTTTATTTTTGGCGCAATGGCCTGTGGCTGTGTTGGCTTATGCTATGCGGAACTTGCGACAATGTTTCCGAAAGTTTCAGGGGCTTCTTATACTTACATTTCAGAGGCGATGGGCGAATGTACGGCATGGTTGGTCGCATGGTGTCTGGTAGCCGCCTATATCGTCTCGCTTTCTCTGGTTTCTGTGAGCTGGAGCGGTTATTTAGCGTCTTTCCTTTCAAACTGGCATATTTTTTTGCCTGAGAGAATTTTATCTCCCTTAGGCACATCGCTCTCGGATGGCGCATTAGCGCTTGGCGTTTGGCCAGCCATTTTTATTTTAAGCATCGTTACAGGGATGCTGTGCATGGGGACAAAGGAATCTTCTGGCCTTAATAGTTTTTTTGTTTTTTTGAAAATAGCCGTCGTTCTGATTTTTGTTCTGGTTTGCCTGCCTTTTCTTCTACCCTCAAATTATATCCCTTATATTCCGGCTAATCATGGCGGATTTGGACATTTTGGCTGGAGTGGCATTGTCAGCGGAACGGCCTTTGTTTTTCTTTTCTACCTTGGTTTTGATGTTGTCGCCTCTGCTGGACCGGAAACCCATAATCCACGCCGGAATTTACCCATTGGTATTTTGGGCACTTTAGCCTCCTGCGCTTTGCTTGCCGCTTTATTCTCTGGCGCAATGGTGGGGATTGTCCCTTATGAAAGGCTTGCAGAGGATACACATCCTTTGGCAACGGCAATGCAGGTTTTAGATATGCCTGTGGTTGCACAAGGTTTAAATTTGGCCATTCTTGTTGGCTTTATCGCAGGATTATACGGGATTATTTTCGGTCAAAGCCGTATTCTTAGCCATATTGCAGAAGAGGGGCTTTTACCGGCTATTTTTGCGAAGACAAATAAGCGTCACGCCCCGTGGTTTTCTATTGTCTTTCTTTCTTTTATTGGCGGAATCTTAGGCTTCTTACTGCCTTTGAAAGCTTTGGGGAATGTCATTTCTCTCGGAGTTCTATTAACTTTTTCAATGGTTTGTTTAGCCCTTATTGTTTTGCGGATACGTGCGCCGGAAAAGCAGCGTCCTTTTGAGGTTCCCGGTGGAAAATATCTGATTCCGATGACGGGGATCATTTCCTGTGCTGTTGGGTGCTTTACAATAGATGCCAGAAGTTGGCTTTATTTAGCCCTTTGGCTTGTTATTGGTTTTGTCGTCTATCTTTTTTATGGTCGTCGTAGAAAAAATCTGGGAAGCTAA
- a CDS encoding translation initiation factor IF-3: MARLPHAPNPTKDGPRLNEEIRTPQVRVVAANGDMVGILPIREAISRAYAEGMDLLEISPTATPPVCKILDYGKFKYEQQKKKNEARKKQKVIELKEVKIRPGTGEHDFQVKLRAVQSFLEAGDKVKVSLRFKGREMAHQELGVKIMERLREEIGEVGKAELMPKLENRQMIMVLAPTK; encoded by the coding sequence ATAGCACGACTTCCACACGCCCCAAACCCTACAAAGGATGGGCCACGCCTTAACGAAGAAATCCGCACCCCACAAGTTCGCGTTGTAGCTGCAAATGGCGATATGGTTGGTATTTTGCCAATCCGTGAAGCCATTTCCCGTGCCTACGCTGAAGGAATGGATCTTCTCGAAATTAGTCCCACGGCGACTCCTCCTGTTTGCAAGATTCTTGATTACGGCAAGTTTAAATATGAGCAGCAAAAAAAGAAAAATGAAGCTCGTAAAAAACAAAAAGTGATTGAGCTAAAAGAAGTTAAAATTCGTCCCGGTACGGGAGAACATGATTTCCAAGTTAAGCTTCGTGCCGTGCAATCCTTCTTAGAAGCTGGCGACAAAGTCAAAGTTTCCCTACGTTTTAAAGGCCGTGAAATGGCTCACCAGGAACTTGGTGTAAAAATAATGGAACGTCTCAGAGAAGAAATCGGCGAAGTTGGCAAGGCAGAGCTCATGCCAAAACTCGAAAATCGTCAAATGATTATGGTTTTAGCCCCAACAAAATAA